Proteins encoded together in one Amblyomma americanum isolate KBUSLIRL-KWMA chromosome 1, ASM5285725v1, whole genome shotgun sequence window:
- the LOC144094664 gene encoding uncharacterized protein LOC144094664 isoform X3, translating into MLLELEERVEHSVHVTSTGDPRRAVGKKQAALEHKPHDQRAPINRSLELRTPATVFKKSTKPSTKSGFTARILVCFISGNTPTSMDALPPSGICQYVIYAFAGYAKGRLRFVYPKTFEKFLEHARGSLSVGGEGSCAWGVTLDAAEAMSGQTGVWGENRHQFALHVHELLAAHGISSFGLADVHTTAADFIDTANDYLDFYTNFHGLLHKLRVPSGLKPTLFFGMRVLGMFYSNRDAFRDRVKNVLQFVDIFIYQTHVSRITKTCVSVFPSNRYYPGMDDQDSFDDALRTLTPPIVYKDDFHLVLSLSLSLLRFTMKGPDIEEIRRPCKNMISLPFKEYCNTTGFGEDAEDELQIGVYRFNERKAVVDTFETADVIEFKMNDVMREYQLNGLDVGFAAFYLEHEDYRGECGNSFARLRMMSKCLRNFV; encoded by the exons ATGCTACTCGAGCTCGAGGAGCGTGTCGAGCACTCGGTGCACGTCACGTCCACCGGGGACCCGCGCCGTGCCGTCGGGAAGAAACAGGCCGCTCTTGAGCACAAGCCGCACGACCAGCGGGCTCCCATCAACCGCAGCCTCGAACTCCGAACTCCTGCGACGGTTTTCAAGAAATCCACGAAGCCCAGCACGAAGAGTG GTTTCACGGCCCGAATCCTGGTATGCTTCATCTCTGGCAACACTCCAACAAGCATGGACGCCCTGCCGCCGTCAGGAATTTGCCAGTACGTCATCTACGCGTTCGCCGGTTATGCCAAAGGTCGACTTCGCTTCGTTTACCCGAAAA CATTCGAGAAGtttctcgagcacgctcgaggttCCCTGTCTGTCGGCGGCGAGGGCAGCTGCGCCTGGGGCGTCACGCTGGACGCAGCCGAGGCCATGTCCGGGCAAACCGGCGTCTGGGGCGAGAACCGGCACCAGTTCGCGCTGCACGTGCACGAGCTGCTCGCCGCCCACGGCATCTCCAGCTTCGGCCTCGCTGACGTCCACACCACGGCGGCCGACTTCATCGACACCGCAAACGACTACCTAGACTTCTACACG AACTTCCACGGACTGCTTCACAAGCTTCGCGTTCCATCAGGGCTGAAGCCAACTTTGTTTTTTGGCATGCGTGTACTTGGTATGTTCTATTCCAACCGGGACGCCTTTCGGGACAGAGTCAAGAACGTTCTGCA GTTTGTTGACATCTTCATCTACCAAACTCACGTGTCCAGGATCACAAAGACGTGTGTCAGCGTGTTTCCTTCCAACAGATACTACCCCGGAATGGACGACCAAGACTCATTT GACGACGCTCTACGGACGCTCACGCCTCCGATTGTGTACAAAGATGATTTCCATTTGGTTCTGTCATTAAGCTTGAGCCTTCTACGGTTCACCATGAAAGGACCTGATATCGAAGAGATACGAAGACCCTGCAAGAACATGATATCTTTGCCTTTTAAGGAG TACTGCAACACCACcgggttcggcgaggatgcagaAGACGAGCTTCAGATCGGCGTGTATCGCTTCAACGAGCGGAAAGCTGTGGTGGACACCTTTGAGACGGCAGATGTGATCGAGTTCAAG ATGAACGACGTGATGCGAGAGTACCAGCTCAACGGCCTGGATGTCGGCTTCGCCGCCTTCTACTTGGAGCATGAGGACTATCGCGGCGAATGCGGCAACAGCTTTGCCAGGCTCCGTATGATGTCCAAGTGTCTGCGGAACTTCGTCTAA
- the LOC144094664 gene encoding uncharacterized protein LOC144094664 isoform X2, with amino-acid sequence MEGILSISVEDAMSPDHNEPDPKYKRNVFFSAVLSLLLLASIVATVHFLPIYESGEPLVSQEATADHIIAFASSKHRTEPPVVYTLPPPVKSKALVPIGGHGLEDSNGDLFADDADEGVPSHTLGKSNSTPPLPLPLLDEKDMLLELEERVEHSVHVTSTGDPRRAVGKKQAALEHKPHDQRAPINRSLELRTPATVFKKSTKPSTKSGFTARILVCFISGNTPTSMDALPPSGICQYVIYAFAGYAKGRLRFVYPKTFEKFLEHARGSLSVGGEGSCAWGVTLDAAEAMSGQTGVWGENRHQFALHVHELLAAHGISSFGLADVHTTAADFIDTANDYLDFYTNFHGLLHKLRVPSGLKPTLFFGMRVLGMFYSNRDAFRDRVKNVLQFVDIFIYQTHVSRITKTCVSVFPSNRYYPGMDDQDSFDDALRTLTPPIVYKDDFHLVLSLSLSLLRFTMKGPDIEEIRRPCKNMISLPFKEYCNTTGFGEDAEDELQIGVYRFNERKAVVDTFETADVIEFKMNDVMREYQLNGLDVGFAAFYLEHEDYRGECGNSFARLRMMSKCLRNFV; translated from the exons ATGGAAG GTATACTGAGCATCTCTGTTGAAGACGCCATGTCAC CTGACCACAACGAACCGGA CCCCAAGTACAAGAGAAACGTGTTCTTCAGTGCTGTCCTCTCGCTACTCCTCCTTGCATCCATCGTCGCCACGGTTCATTTTTTGCCCATCTACG AGAGTGGAGAACCGCTAGTGT CGCAGGAAGCTACCGCGGACCACATCATAG cGTTTGCTTCTAGTAAGCATCGAACGGAACCTCCGG TCGTGTACACGCTTCCCCCACCTGTGAAGTCAAAAGCCCTTGTACCAA TCGGGGGCCATGGCCTAGAAGACAGCAATGGCGATCTGTTCGCCGATGATGCGGACGAGGGAGTACCTTCGCACACGCTGGGGAAGTCGAACAGCACACCCCCCCTGCCGCTGCCCCTGCTGGATGAGAAGGACATGCTACTCGAGCTCGAGGAGCGTGTCGAGCACTCGGTGCACGTCACGTCCACCGGGGACCCGCGCCGTGCCGTCGGGAAGAAACAGGCCGCTCTTGAGCACAAGCCGCACGACCAGCGGGCTCCCATCAACCGCAGCCTCGAACTCCGAACTCCTGCGACGGTTTTCAAGAAATCCACGAAGCCCAGCACGAAGAGTG GTTTCACGGCCCGAATCCTGGTATGCTTCATCTCTGGCAACACTCCAACAAGCATGGACGCCCTGCCGCCGTCAGGAATTTGCCAGTACGTCATCTACGCGTTCGCCGGTTATGCCAAAGGTCGACTTCGCTTCGTTTACCCGAAAA CATTCGAGAAGtttctcgagcacgctcgaggttCCCTGTCTGTCGGCGGCGAGGGCAGCTGCGCCTGGGGCGTCACGCTGGACGCAGCCGAGGCCATGTCCGGGCAAACCGGCGTCTGGGGCGAGAACCGGCACCAGTTCGCGCTGCACGTGCACGAGCTGCTCGCCGCCCACGGCATCTCCAGCTTCGGCCTCGCTGACGTCCACACCACGGCGGCCGACTTCATCGACACCGCAAACGACTACCTAGACTTCTACACG AACTTCCACGGACTGCTTCACAAGCTTCGCGTTCCATCAGGGCTGAAGCCAACTTTGTTTTTTGGCATGCGTGTACTTGGTATGTTCTATTCCAACCGGGACGCCTTTCGGGACAGAGTCAAGAACGTTCTGCA GTTTGTTGACATCTTCATCTACCAAACTCACGTGTCCAGGATCACAAAGACGTGTGTCAGCGTGTTTCCTTCCAACAGATACTACCCCGGAATGGACGACCAAGACTCATTT GACGACGCTCTACGGACGCTCACGCCTCCGATTGTGTACAAAGATGATTTCCATTTGGTTCTGTCATTAAGCTTGAGCCTTCTACGGTTCACCATGAAAGGACCTGATATCGAAGAGATACGAAGACCCTGCAAGAACATGATATCTTTGCCTTTTAAGGAG TACTGCAACACCACcgggttcggcgaggatgcagaAGACGAGCTTCAGATCGGCGTGTATCGCTTCAACGAGCGGAAAGCTGTGGTGGACACCTTTGAGACGGCAGATGTGATCGAGTTCAAG ATGAACGACGTGATGCGAGAGTACCAGCTCAACGGCCTGGATGTCGGCTTCGCCGCCTTCTACTTGGAGCATGAGGACTATCGCGGCGAATGCGGCAACAGCTTTGCCAGGCTCCGTATGATGTCCAAGTGTCTGCGGAACTTCGTCTAA
- the LOC144094664 gene encoding uncharacterized protein LOC144094664 isoform X1, whose translation MEGILSISVEDAMSPDHNEPDPKYKRNVFFSAVLSLLLLASIVATVHFLPIYAESGEPLVSQEATADHIIAFASSKHRTEPPVVYTLPPPVKSKALVPIGGHGLEDSNGDLFADDADEGVPSHTLGKSNSTPPLPLPLLDEKDMLLELEERVEHSVHVTSTGDPRRAVGKKQAALEHKPHDQRAPINRSLELRTPATVFKKSTKPSTKSGFTARILVCFISGNTPTSMDALPPSGICQYVIYAFAGYAKGRLRFVYPKTFEKFLEHARGSLSVGGEGSCAWGVTLDAAEAMSGQTGVWGENRHQFALHVHELLAAHGISSFGLADVHTTAADFIDTANDYLDFYTNFHGLLHKLRVPSGLKPTLFFGMRVLGMFYSNRDAFRDRVKNVLQFVDIFIYQTHVSRITKTCVSVFPSNRYYPGMDDQDSFDDALRTLTPPIVYKDDFHLVLSLSLSLLRFTMKGPDIEEIRRPCKNMISLPFKEYCNTTGFGEDAEDELQIGVYRFNERKAVVDTFETADVIEFKMNDVMREYQLNGLDVGFAAFYLEHEDYRGECGNSFARLRMMSKCLRNFV comes from the exons ATGGAAG GTATACTGAGCATCTCTGTTGAAGACGCCATGTCAC CTGACCACAACGAACCGGA CCCCAAGTACAAGAGAAACGTGTTCTTCAGTGCTGTCCTCTCGCTACTCCTCCTTGCATCCATCGTCGCCACGGTTCATTTTTTGCCCATCTACG CAGAGAGTGGAGAACCGCTAGTGT CGCAGGAAGCTACCGCGGACCACATCATAG cGTTTGCTTCTAGTAAGCATCGAACGGAACCTCCGG TCGTGTACACGCTTCCCCCACCTGTGAAGTCAAAAGCCCTTGTACCAA TCGGGGGCCATGGCCTAGAAGACAGCAATGGCGATCTGTTCGCCGATGATGCGGACGAGGGAGTACCTTCGCACACGCTGGGGAAGTCGAACAGCACACCCCCCCTGCCGCTGCCCCTGCTGGATGAGAAGGACATGCTACTCGAGCTCGAGGAGCGTGTCGAGCACTCGGTGCACGTCACGTCCACCGGGGACCCGCGCCGTGCCGTCGGGAAGAAACAGGCCGCTCTTGAGCACAAGCCGCACGACCAGCGGGCTCCCATCAACCGCAGCCTCGAACTCCGAACTCCTGCGACGGTTTTCAAGAAATCCACGAAGCCCAGCACGAAGAGTG GTTTCACGGCCCGAATCCTGGTATGCTTCATCTCTGGCAACACTCCAACAAGCATGGACGCCCTGCCGCCGTCAGGAATTTGCCAGTACGTCATCTACGCGTTCGCCGGTTATGCCAAAGGTCGACTTCGCTTCGTTTACCCGAAAA CATTCGAGAAGtttctcgagcacgctcgaggttCCCTGTCTGTCGGCGGCGAGGGCAGCTGCGCCTGGGGCGTCACGCTGGACGCAGCCGAGGCCATGTCCGGGCAAACCGGCGTCTGGGGCGAGAACCGGCACCAGTTCGCGCTGCACGTGCACGAGCTGCTCGCCGCCCACGGCATCTCCAGCTTCGGCCTCGCTGACGTCCACACCACGGCGGCCGACTTCATCGACACCGCAAACGACTACCTAGACTTCTACACG AACTTCCACGGACTGCTTCACAAGCTTCGCGTTCCATCAGGGCTGAAGCCAACTTTGTTTTTTGGCATGCGTGTACTTGGTATGTTCTATTCCAACCGGGACGCCTTTCGGGACAGAGTCAAGAACGTTCTGCA GTTTGTTGACATCTTCATCTACCAAACTCACGTGTCCAGGATCACAAAGACGTGTGTCAGCGTGTTTCCTTCCAACAGATACTACCCCGGAATGGACGACCAAGACTCATTT GACGACGCTCTACGGACGCTCACGCCTCCGATTGTGTACAAAGATGATTTCCATTTGGTTCTGTCATTAAGCTTGAGCCTTCTACGGTTCACCATGAAAGGACCTGATATCGAAGAGATACGAAGACCCTGCAAGAACATGATATCTTTGCCTTTTAAGGAG TACTGCAACACCACcgggttcggcgaggatgcagaAGACGAGCTTCAGATCGGCGTGTATCGCTTCAACGAGCGGAAAGCTGTGGTGGACACCTTTGAGACGGCAGATGTGATCGAGTTCAAG ATGAACGACGTGATGCGAGAGTACCAGCTCAACGGCCTGGATGTCGGCTTCGCCGCCTTCTACTTGGAGCATGAGGACTATCGCGGCGAATGCGGCAACAGCTTTGCCAGGCTCCGTATGATGTCCAAGTGTCTGCGGAACTTCGTCTAA